Proteins encoded in a region of the Terriglobales bacterium genome:
- the rpmF gene encoding 50S ribosomal protein L32: MANPKRRHSRARTSTRRAHDFLTARSLSECPNCHEQKLPHRACPKCGYYKGREVLTIKEKE, from the coding sequence ATGGCGAATCCAAAGAGACGACATTCCAGGGCGCGGACCTCGACGCGGCGCGCTCACGATTTCCTGACCGCGCGCTCGCTTTCCGAGTGCCCGAACTGCCACGAGCAGAAATTGCCTCATCGCGCCTGCCCGAAGTGCGGCTACTATAAGGGCCGCGAAGTGCTGACGATTAAGGAAAAGGAATAG
- a CDS encoding aldo/keto reductase: MISGFATAEGCARFAQHFPQAHLNFRRPEWVQGVGELTLSSMGIGTYLGEPDDDADRAYTAALAEALASGINVVDSAINYRHQRSERNIGAAMSQLIGEGKLRRDEVLVCTKAGYLTFDGDMPSDPRAYFMKEYIEPGILDPAEIAGGMHCMAPRFLADQLERSRRNLGLETIDVFYVHNPETQLASVPPTQFVQRLAAAFRELEQAADAGKIRWYGVASWNAFRVAPGDNGYMPLEAVLRCAYEAGGEGNHCRFIQLPFNLAMTEAWSSNNHQFNEETISALEFVHRVGIAAIGSGTLAQGQLAGDLPEVVSKRLGMRTSAENAIQFARSAPGLVTALVGMGRPEHVKANVKITAHPPADLDQWRSLFPKSRQESA; this comes from the coding sequence ATGATCTCAGGCTTCGCCACTGCCGAAGGCTGTGCGCGCTTTGCACAGCATTTTCCACAGGCTCACCTTAATTTCCGGCGTCCCGAGTGGGTGCAGGGTGTCGGCGAGCTGACACTCTCCTCCATGGGCATCGGCACTTACCTGGGAGAGCCCGACGACGACGCCGACCGCGCCTACACCGCTGCCCTTGCCGAAGCGCTTGCTTCCGGCATCAACGTTGTGGACTCCGCCATCAATTACCGACACCAGCGCTCCGAGCGGAACATTGGCGCTGCGATGTCGCAGCTGATTGGAGAGGGTAAGCTCCGTCGCGACGAGGTGCTGGTCTGCACCAAGGCCGGATATCTGACCTTCGACGGCGACATGCCGTCCGATCCGCGCGCCTATTTCATGAAAGAGTACATCGAGCCGGGCATTCTCGATCCGGCCGAGATCGCCGGGGGCATGCATTGCATGGCACCGCGCTTCCTTGCCGACCAACTGGAGCGCTCCCGCCGCAATCTCGGCCTGGAAACCATTGACGTCTTTTATGTCCACAACCCGGAGACGCAGCTCGCCTCAGTGCCGCCCACGCAGTTTGTTCAGCGGCTGGCAGCGGCCTTTCGCGAGCTGGAACAAGCCGCCGACGCGGGCAAAATCCGGTGGTACGGCGTGGCCAGTTGGAATGCCTTCCGTGTCGCGCCCGGCGACAACGGCTACATGCCGCTCGAAGCCGTGCTGCGTTGCGCCTATGAGGCCGGCGGGGAAGGCAATCATTGCCGCTTCATCCAGCTCCCCTTCAACCTGGCGATGACCGAGGCGTGGTCCTCGAACAATCATCAATTCAACGAGGAAACCATATCGGCGCTGGAGTTCGTGCACCGCGTTGGCATCGCCGCTATCGGCAGCGGCACCCTTGCCCAGGGACAACTGGCCGGCGATCTGCCGGAAGTCGTCAGCAAGCGGCTGGGAATGAGAACCTCCGCCGAAAATGCCATTCAGTTTGCGCGCTCCGCCCCGGGATTGGTGACCGCACTGGTCGGCATGGGCCGCCCTGAACACGTTAAGGCGAACGTAAAGATAACAGCGCATCCGCCCGCGGACCTGGACCAGTGGCGATCGCTGTTCCCGAAGTCGCGCCAGGAATCTGCCTGA
- a CDS encoding YtxH domain-containing protein: MKAFLFGLGLGVGLGVLFAPMSGQEARNTLQERAQDLASSARETFEQGRDRVQRTVSSIRGEAGVRPTGTESSI; the protein is encoded by the coding sequence ATGAAAGCGTTTCTATTCGGGTTGGGACTTGGCGTCGGGCTGGGTGTTCTGTTTGCGCCCATGAGCGGGCAAGAGGCACGCAACACGTTGCAGGAGCGGGCGCAAGACTTGGCCAGTTCGGCGCGTGAAACCTTTGAGCAAGGCCGCGACCGTGTGCAGCGTACGGTAAGCAGCATTCGCGGAGAGGCCGGCGTGCGTCCGACCGGCACCGAAAGCAGCATTTAA
- a CDS encoding DUF177 domain-containing protein translates to MFISLQVLEQKEINFREEYPPDTVDLGPDMRQSAPLRTSGRATLIEEHHGHKEVIQDIRVLGELATSVETACARCLVPVTREVARKFELLYRPRGVDGGRAEISVTQAEAEIGYYTGDGIELRDVLGEQILLTVPMKVVCREGCKGLCPHCGRDRNQGECNCAASVPDPRWEALKELKDKLGQ, encoded by the coding sequence ATGTTCATCAGCCTGCAAGTTCTGGAACAAAAGGAAATTAATTTTCGGGAGGAATATCCCCCCGACACGGTTGACTTGGGTCCAGATATGCGCCAGTCAGCGCCGCTGCGAACCAGCGGGCGGGCGACGCTGATTGAGGAACATCACGGGCACAAGGAAGTGATTCAAGACATCCGGGTGCTCGGCGAGCTGGCAACGTCGGTGGAGACCGCTTGTGCCCGGTGCCTGGTGCCGGTAACCCGGGAGGTGGCGCGGAAGTTCGAGCTTCTGTACCGGCCGCGGGGCGTCGATGGCGGCCGGGCAGAGATTTCCGTCACCCAGGCGGAGGCGGAAATCGGCTACTACACCGGCGACGGAATCGAGTTGCGGGACGTCCTGGGGGAGCAGATCCTGCTGACCGTGCCTATGAAGGTGGTTTGTCGCGAGGGATGCAAGGGCCTGTGCCCGCATTGCGGACGCGATCGTAACCAGGGCGAGTGCAATTGCGCGGCTTCCGTTCCCGACCCGCGATGGGAAGCGCTGAAAGAGCTGAAAGACAAGCTAGGGCAATGA